One genomic window of Methanosarcina acetivorans C2A includes the following:
- a CDS encoding class I SAM-dependent methyltransferase, producing the protein MSEIQQKFDAISKKYDEQRRKFIPCFDDFYGATVSVASVYTENPSILDIGAGTGLLSAFLMKRYPEASFTLIDISEKMLDMAKDRFGKNSNIKYIAADYSKYDFADKYDIVISALSIHHLEDEEKEELYKKSYSILKENGIFINADQVHGETPFIEKLNKTTWRQYVETSGLSEEEILAGYERVKLDKDTSLSQQLDWLKEAGFRDVSCVYKYYQFAVMFGRKIA; encoded by the coding sequence ATGAGCGAAATTCAACAAAAGTTTGATGCTATTTCAAAAAAGTACGATGAACAGAGAAGGAAGTTCATCCCCTGCTTCGATGACTTTTACGGAGCAACAGTATCCGTGGCATCAGTATATACTGAAAATCCAAGTATCCTGGACATAGGTGCAGGAACAGGTCTTCTATCGGCATTTCTGATGAAAAGATATCCGGAAGCATCCTTTACTCTTATTGACATCTCGGAAAAGATGCTGGATATGGCAAAAGACAGATTCGGAAAAAACTCCAACATCAAATACATTGCAGCAGACTATTCAAAATATGATTTCGCGGACAAATATGATATCGTAATTTCAGCCCTATCCATTCATCACTTGGAGGATGAAGAAAAGGAGGAACTTTACAAAAAGAGTTACTCCATACTCAAAGAGAACGGGATTTTCATTAATGCCGATCAGGTGCATGGAGAAACCCCTTTCATAGAAAAACTGAATAAAACGACCTGGAGACAATATGTCGAAACAAGCGGTTTGTCCGAAGAAGAAATACTGGCGGGTTACGAGAGAGTTAAGCTCGATAAGGATACAAGCCTTAGCCAGCAACTGGATTGGCTTAAAGAAGCAGGCTTCCGTGATGTCAGCTGTGTATATAAGTACTATCAGTTTGCAGTGATGTTCGGGAGAAAGATCGCATAA